One window from the genome of Rariglobus hedericola encodes:
- a CDS encoding class I SAM-dependent methyltransferase — MRTFLNKLRTRLRRLRNLADVSENPISFTKYYSGRPPGTELNLRYQPTPSTEALPVPPRDLWLGYGQDDASYLESGKTDVDAMLAILQSVGWAHQPDQPILDLGCGGGRMIRHLRSIAEKTPVWGMDISAPHISWLKTRLVPPFHFATNTTLPHLPFPDNHIGLVYCGSVFTHIDELAESWFMEVQRTLAPGGYLFCTLHDEHTREKLMSDPSQPLARSLRGHDLINSGVTVPDILVLGQDANSNVFYHSRYLHAMLAPLFEVVKIVPGAYGYQTAWVLRKRA, encoded by the coding sequence ATGCGCACATTCTTAAACAAATTACGCACGCGACTCCGTCGCTTGCGTAATCTCGCCGACGTTTCCGAAAACCCGATTTCGTTCACCAAATATTATTCGGGCCGCCCGCCCGGCACCGAACTGAACCTGCGCTATCAGCCCACTCCAAGCACCGAAGCCCTCCCCGTCCCTCCGCGTGATCTTTGGCTGGGTTACGGCCAGGATGATGCCTCGTATCTTGAGTCTGGGAAAACCGACGTAGATGCCATGCTGGCTATTCTCCAGTCTGTGGGCTGGGCACATCAGCCCGATCAACCGATACTAGACTTGGGCTGCGGAGGCGGGCGCATGATCCGGCACCTCCGCAGTATCGCCGAAAAGACTCCGGTATGGGGCATGGACATCAGCGCACCGCACATCAGCTGGCTGAAAACCCGACTCGTCCCGCCCTTTCATTTCGCGACCAACACCACGCTTCCCCACCTGCCGTTTCCCGATAATCACATCGGGCTGGTCTATTGCGGCTCCGTATTCACGCACATCGACGAACTCGCAGAATCCTGGTTTATGGAGGTGCAGCGCACGCTCGCCCCCGGCGGCTATTTATTTTGCACGCTCCATGACGAGCATACCCGCGAAAAGCTGATGTCGGATCCATCTCAACCTCTCGCCCGCTCCTTACGCGGGCACGATCTGATTAACTCCGGAGTAACCGTGCCCGATATTCTCGTTCTCGGGCAGGATGCGAATTCCAATGTCTTTTACCACAGCCGCTATCTCCACGCGATGCTCGCGCCCCTCTTCGAAGTCGTGAAAATCGTCCCCGGAGCCTACGGTTATCAGACCGCATGGGTGCTGCGCAAACGCGCCTGA